The Labilibaculum sp. sequence GTCGCCCCATTTTGAATCTCCATCTGTCACACCATCCAGTTCTATTACTTTATGGAAAGCAATGCCTTTTTCATTTCGATATAAATAACAAATTCTGCGGGCGCCTTCCGATTTTCCTGTGATTAGAAGATCTGTCCATCCATCTTTGTCGTAATCAATTGATGTTGTACTTCCTGAATAAATACTTGCCAGATTGTGTTCTTGTGAATAGAAGCTTTCATTTTTGTTGTTTATATATGTTTTTGTAATGATTTGATTTTTATCATTCAAACCTGACAAAACCAGATCAAGAAACCCATCATTGTTAAAATCAAACCAAGTATGGCTGCTAAGGTTGACATTTTCGAATGATGTTGCCATTTTTACATATGAGTTTCCGTTGATATTTTTAAACAGGAGAGTGTGTTTAATACCATCCGTATCCATTCCGGTATAAAATAAATCGAGGTAGTTGTCATTGTTAAAATCCAATAAGGAGAGAGAACCATTGCTGAGAGGTATTAATTCGGGAACAATCATTTGAGAAAAGTGATCATTGTTATTGATATATATGCTGGTTACATATTTATCTGGTTGTTCGCCCATTAATACTAAATCTTGGCGCCCATCGTGATTGATGTCGCCCCAAACACATTTACTATTATTCAAATTGGGAATGTTGGTGAAAACTTTCTCCTGAAACTGAGCCAGACACAAATTAAAACAAAGGCAAACTATGGGGATTAAAAATATTTTTTTCATTTTTTTACTATTCAGGAATGGGAAGAATTAGTATTCTTCGTTTATAATTTTGTAGTCAGGATGTTGTAAAAACCAATCGCGGCATATTTGAAGAGCTTCGGTATAATCATTCGTGTCTATATCTCCGCTATCACTTATTTTAAGAGGAAAGTCTTTTATTACAGGAGCCAGATACTCCATGATTCTGTATCCGCATACGATCATCTCTGTCGATTCTGCATTGGAAGACTCACAGTTTTTTTCATTGCTGTTTAATAACCCGATTAAAAAATCAAAAGCTTCTCTCTGATGTGTGTAGATAAGATCAGGAACGTAATCATAAACTAAATCATCATTTGCCTCCATCATCTTAATCTGTTTCATACAGAATTCCATTGCTGCATGATCTCCAATTCTTGCCAGTGCCAGTTTGGCTGCCCAGTATGGTTCATTGCTTTTGATAATTCCAGATAACAGCAGTTCTGTAATGCTTTTTAGAGTAGAGTCAGGATTAACATATCCAGCTAATCTGATTAGTTCATGATAGTAAGGGGGGGTTAGGTAGAGTAATTCCAGAATTTTGTTTCGGGCCTTATTGTTATAGCTTTTTTTAGCGTAATCTTTCAGTAAATCGCTTACAATACCGCAGATGCCGGAGTTTGAGTCATTAAATCCTTTTAACAGAAAATTAACCACATCCTGTTTAAGGATAGAATTTGTGTCATTTTTAGTTAGGTTATTGGCAATAAGGTAAGCGTATTTTCGAACTGCGTCAATTGAATCAATTCTGTATACTTCTAAATCATTTAAGATTTCAAGCTTATTTGTGCTAAAATCACTTGGCGTATTATGATATGAATCAGGATTTGATATTACATCCTTAAAGAAGGATTGTATCCCTTTTCTGTTTAACTCCTGTGTAAATGAGGTGTTTGAGAAAAATAACACAATAATACCACATGTAATTAACTTAAAAATTGATTTCATAATTTTGTTTTGAAAATTATGTTCGAATATAGACAAATAAAATAAAATTGGAGAAAAACTTTGGGATATTATACTCTCTTGTTTGTTATAATGCATCTAAATTAATCATAGTTGCGTTTTATTTTAATGAGGTTTTTCTGTTTAAAATATTCACTTTAAAAAGGTTTTTAGAGTGAGTAAAATGATGTTGGGTGATTCTGTAATGTCAGTATGTCTTTATTTTTAAGAGTTATGTGTCAATTTATTTTGTTGCGTGGAGAGCTGTGAAATATATTGTTTTCGAAGCTGATGAAGATATAATCTTTTACTCATTTCAACATAAAATTAAATTTAAACATTAATTTACTTGTTAATTAGAATATTTATTTTAAGGCTGATAAAATTGAGTGTTATTTAATAAATATTAACAAAAAATATTGTGTATTAACATATTAGTGTTTATTATTGTTGGCCGAATAATGTAACATATAAAATTTATTAGTTTTAGGCAATTTCAACCTGTTAAGGTTAATTTCCTGAGCTAGAGAATTAGATAAAACAGTAATCCAGAATGAGAGGGAAAATAATTTTATTGGTTTTTATTGTCGTGTCATTTCACCTCAAGGCTCAAAAAATACCCTTAGTTAACTATACAGAATCTCCATTGCAATACAATCCTTCAGCTATTGCCGGGTTACCGTACGCAAAAGTAAGTTTCTACAATCGCATTCAGAAAATTAAATCAGGTTCTGCTTTTACGACCTCTCTGGTTACTGGTGTTTTGCCGGTTTTAAATGATAAGAAACGAGGCCATTTGGGCGCTGTAGGGGTGTCGTTTATGTCTGATGATTTATCGTCTGATGATTTGCTGAAGGAAGAGAGTTTTGCCGTTTCATTGGCCTATAAGTTGAAAGTGTCGGATCAATTAAATTTAGGTTTGGGTATTTCCTGGAATGTGCTTCAGCGTTTTTTTGACAACAATGGTTTTACAACGGGGAGTCAGTATGTTTTAGGGGAAGGTTTTAGTCCAAGTTTAGCTATTAATGAAAATTTTCAGGATGTATCGGATGGATATTCTTCATGGAACTCCGGAATTCGACTCGAAAAAATGTATCGAAATAATAGTCTTAACTATTTTGTTGGTGCCTCACTGGCCAATTTAAATAGACCTGTTTACACTTCAGGGAACGATCAAAAAGAGAAGCTTTCTTATCAATACGGTCTTCAGTTTGGGTACAATCTTTTATTAGGGAATGAATTAAGTCTGTTAGTAGATGGTGATTTGAGATTTCAGGATGAGAATGAGTGGTTAAATCTTGGTTTGGATATGAGATATTATTGGAAGAATTCCAAGGGAGGTTTTTTTAAGGAAGGAAGTATTGCTTTAATTCCCCGGTATGTTGTTGACAAAGTTTATGCTCTTGCTTTAGAGTTTTCGCAATCTTTTTATTCAATAAGAGTTGGCCGTACCATTACATCTTCAAAAATAAATTCTAATTACATGACAAGCAATGAAGTGATGCTTTCGTTGAATAAGAATTTTAGTCGGGAAAAGAAATCCGGCTTCTCTGATAAGATAAGAAATGCAAGTGGACTTGTACGCAAAAAGAAGGAGGAGTTTGTTTGGGATGATGAGTACTGGGATTATTCAACCGTTGATCAGCACAAAATTATAGATAAGAGTTTGAAGAAGTTTATTGACTCTTTGATTGAACGGATGCAAAAGCATAAAAACTCAATTGTTCATATACATGTTTTTACCGATATGATGGTAAATGATGCGAAGAATCTGGAAGTATCTGTTCATAGGGCTGAAATTATTTCCGATTATTTCGAGCAGCATGGAATTGCAGGAAACAGAGTGGATTATTTTGGGGAAGGAAACTCAAATCCAGTTGTAGCCAACGCATATGGTCAGGAAAGATTAAAGAACAGACGAATCAAATTTATTATTTATCGGTAAGTTAATGAATAAAGGGGTTCACCATATAATAAGTTTGAGTAGAAATAAAGATCAGGGAGCCCGGATATTTGTCCGGATTTTGTGTTTCCTATTTATTCAGTTGAGTTCATTTCTTGTTGTTTGTGCTCAGGATGTTGAGCAAGTAATCAATGCAAAAAAGATTGGTGTTTCGGGTAGTATCTCAGCCAATAATGTTAATTATTCGGCAATAGGAGTTAAGCGCAACAGAGACGCACATACGTTTTATGCTACGGGCAGTTTGAATTTGTCACTGTTTGAACAGTGGTCAATTCCTTTAAATTTTACCTATTCCAATCAGGATGTAGAATTATCACATGGAGTTAGTTTTAACCAGATAGGTATATCTCCAACTTACAAGTGGGTGAAGCTGCATGCGGGTTATTCTGCCATGAGTTTCTCGCCTTATAGTTTAAGCGGACATAGTTTTTTAGGAGTAGGGCTTGAGCTGACTCCACCAATAAAACTAAGCGCCAGCCTTATGTTTGGAAGGCTTCGGAAAGCGGAAGAACCAGTAGGTACGGAAAAGGAAACATTGTTCTCCTACAAAAGGATGGGTTACGGTTTAAAGCTAAATTACAAAGACAAGGGGGATGATTTGAGTGTTATTGCATTTGGGGCTAAGGATGATGAGAATTCAGTAAAACTCATTCCAGACAACACCGAAATCACACCCATGGAAAACCTGGTATTGGGAGTGAATGTTCGTAAAAATCTGTTCAGTAAAATATTTGTTGGTGTTGAATATACCAATAGTATGCTGACGCAGGATAAAAGACTTGAAAACAGGGGCGAAAAGAATACCGGTGTATTCGTACTTACCAATGGCATTATGAACGCCAACTCATCCAGTTCTGTTTATACCGCTATCAAAACTGATGTATCCTATCAAAGTCAGGATTTTTCTGTGTCGATGTTGTACGAAAGGGTTGATCCGGAGTACCAAACATTGGGAGCCTATTATTTTACCAATGATATGGAGAATATATCAGTGACAACTGCCAAACAGTTTTTAAAGGGACACTTAAATATTTCTGCAAATGCCGGTTTGCAAAGGAATGATCTGAAAAATGAGAAAAAATCAAGGATGAATAATGTGGTTGGAGCTGTAAATGTTGGAATACAAACAGGCGCCAAAACGAATCTGAATTTATCCTACTCAAACTATAGTTCTTTCACGAATATCCGATCCGATTTCGAAGATATAAACGAAGTGAATCAGCAACAGGTTTATGATACCCTCGATTTTACCCAGGTTTCTCAGAATATGTCACTTACTCTGTCGCAGGTTTTGGGTGATGTGAAAAATGCAGATGCCAGACAAAATTTAAATGTTAATCTGAATGTGCAAATGGCTTCGGAAAAACAGGAAGGGCAGGATAAAAAGCCTGGAAATAAATTCTACAGCACCGGAATAACGCATAGTATTAGTTGGAAAAACAGTGGAGTTTCATTGTCCTCCTCAATAAATGGGAATTACAACGATATGGAATCGGGTGACGCCTTAACTCTTGGGCCAACACTGAGTTTGTCCAAAAGGTTTAAAAAGAATTTGAGAAGTTCGGTGAGCGGATCCTGGAACAGATCTTATCAGAACGGCGATTTCGCAAATCGGATTTATGTGATTCGCTGCAATAATTCTTATGCAGTAAAGAAGCATAGTTTTACTCTCAGCATGAATTATATGAATAGGCACGAAGAGAAAAAATATGCAGAGTTCACGCTTAGTATGGGTTACAATTACAGTTTTTAAACAAACAGCAGAAAATGAAGTTCGATTCAATAGAGAATAAATTAGTTCAAGATGGAATTTGCAAGGCAACGATGAGGCAATCGCTGCGAAATTTGATGTTGCTGATTTTGCTTGTTTCTGTATTTAAAGTTGGATTTTCTGCAAATCATTTTGCTGTTGAAAATGATATTGATGAAATAAAACTCTTTCAAGAGGATTCTGTTCAATCGCAAGGAGCTTCGATGGCTGCATCTTTGCTTAATCCGAAGGATGTTAAGCGAATGGCGAAATTGATTGCTACCGCAAAAAAAATCAGAACCGAATCACGTAAGCTCCAGGACTTAATCAATTCATCAAAATCATTCGATTTGCCGTTGGGTAAAGATCAGTCAATGGGAGTGGGAGGAGTTACGATATGCATCGATTCCGTATTTCTAACTCCGAAAGGAGGCGAACTTTGTGCTTCAGCATTAATTGATGTACCTCTTGCAAAAAGACAACTTGGATTTGCCGGAAGCCGGATTGGCTTTAACCGTGGCGGATTTACCGGCGATGCCCGATTGATGCTGATTGGGAATCAGTCTTTTCCGCTTAACAAGAACATGACAATGGTATTTGTAGGGGAGAATAAAAAAACCTTTGTTGATTGGGATTGCAACGGATACAGGGGAATGGGCTTGCAGGGAAAGCTTGAGTTTAGCCGCGATGTACTATTGCCTGCCGATACCATTAATACGACTAAGGTTTCTGCAGCTTTCGAAACCAGTATTACTACATTTTCTGATTTTGTTGTTGATGTGAGCTTGGATCCTTTTCAGGTGAAAGGTCTTACCGATTTTAAGTTTAAGGCTAGCAATGCAGTTTTTGATTTTAGTGATACCCGAAATTCTTCAGGGATGGTTTTCCCAAAAGGCTATCAATCTACCTCAATGCCTGAATTAAATAGTCCGCTTTGGCAGGGATTCTATTTAAAAGATTTAAATGTTGAGATTCCAAGTCAGTACCGCAAGAAAAATCAAGAGGAAAATATAAGTCTCTTTTTGCGAAGTGCTGTTATTGATGAAATGGGCTTTACAGGAGAATTCGGAGGAACCAATTTAATTCCTTTGGAAGAAGGGGACATGAGTGGCTGGGCATATTCGTTGGATACTCTGGGAGTGGGATTAAAGTACAATAAGTTACAAAAGGCATGGTTCAATGGTGATATTTTAATACCAATTGCCGGTGATACAGATCATTTGGGCTATTATGGTTTAATTCAACCTGATGATAAATATTATGTGAAAGCAACAGTAAAGGAAGATATGGATTTTCCGCTGTTTAATGCTGATGTGAAATTAGCACCTTCATCATATTTAGAGGTTGATGTTGAAGATCACCGCTTTCATCCTAAAGCGGTATTGCATGGTTCAATGGTGCCAAAGACGAAGCTTTTAAATATTGGAGACATTTCTTTTGAAGGACTAATGGTGACTACCAGGGAACCCTTTCTGGATGCAGATCGTTTTAGTTTAGGACGAGAGGATGCACCTAAAAAGTTAGGTTTCTTACCGATTCAACTCAACAGAATTACATTAACGAAACGAAAAACGAATGAATACGGTTTGGGTTTGGACATGACCGTTAATGTTAGCAGTAGTTTTAGTGGGATTGCAGAAGCTATTATTTTGGCCGAAAAAGATCCTGAACGAATAAAATTTAAGTATGCAGGATTGGATATCGGCAAGCTGGGTATTGAAGTAAATCAGGGCAGTTATCAATTAAAAGGTTTTGCACAATGGTACAAAAATGATCCTCTGTACGGATCCGGTTTTAAAGGAATGGTTGATGCCAAATTTACACCTGGAATTGCTTTGCAGGCTTCAGCGCTTTTTGGCAGTGTTGAAGGATATCGATATTGGTATGCCGATGGTATGTTTACTTTGCCGAGTGGTGTTCCTGTATTTCCAGGTTTAAGTATTTACTCTTTTGGTGGTGGTGTTTACAATAGAATGTCGCATAGCGGAACAGCTTTAGGTGCAGGCAGTATTGGGGCAACTCCCAGCGGAATTGTTTATGTGCCAAACAAAAAGGCCGGGCTTGGTTTAAAAGCGAGAGCCGATCTGGCTTCACCAGATAAAGCGGCAGTAACAGTTGAAACAATTTTCGAGATGTCGTTCAATAGCAATGGAGGATTGAATTACATTTCATTTGAAGGAAACGGGAAATTTTTATCTCCCTTAAATATTCCGGGTACTGATGCTATGCAGGCAAGTTGTATGAAGTTGTCTAAAAGTCTGGACAAAGGATTAAATAATTTGGTAGATGCAGTTAATATTCCGGGATTAAAGGGACAATCGGATGTTCAAACGCAAATGTTTGGCTCTGAAAGTGAAATTGCCGGAAAATCTGTGGTGGCGGCAAAAGCAAAAGTCAGCTACGATTTTCCCAATAAAAGTTTGCACGGAACATTCGATTTGTTCATGAATGTGCCGGGAGGAGTTATTCAGGGGGTAGGATCGAATGGAAGAGCAGGCTGGGCCGAATTGCATGTCGATCCTAAAGATTGGTACTTCTACATGGGAACACCCGAAGACCGGGTAGGCATCAAACTCATGCGCATACTAAAAACAGGCAGCTACTTTATGGTGGGAACAAAAATACTGGGCAGTCCGCCTCCTCCGGATGAAGTTGCAGATATTCTGGGTGCAGATGACTTGGATTACATGAGAGATTTTAATGCATTGGGAACAGGGAAAGGCTTTGCTTTTGGCTCCAATGTCAGTATCAGTACCGGAAATCTGAATTTCCTTATTTTCTACGGCTATTTTAATGCCGGTGCCGGTTTCGATATCATGTTAAAGAATTATGGTAACGAAGTGCGGTGCAAGGGGAGTGGTAAATCGCCGGGTATTGATGGCTGGTATGCCAACGGACAGGCTTACGCTTATCTCGACGGAGAAATTGGCATTCAGGTGAGAGTATTTCACAAACGAAAAAGAATACACATTCTGCACATAGGTGCTGCCGCATTACTTCAGGCGCAATTACCAAATCCATTATGGATGAAAGGCATTGTTGGTGGTCGTTATAGTGTTTTGGGTGGTTTGGTAAAAGGCCGTTGCAAATTCGAAGTGGAAATTGGCAATAAATGCGAACTGGTAGGAGGAAGTGTATTGGACGAACTGGAAGTGATTTCGGATGTTACGCCTCAAAACGGAAGAGCTGAAGTAGATGTTTTTACCGCTTTTCAAACTGTTTTTAATCTGGAGATTGAAAAGCCGTTCGAAATGGTCGATTTGGATGAGATTGAAAAAACTTTCCGTGTTAAACTGGATGAGATGAGTTTAACGGCTGATGGAAAGTCAATAGAAGGAGAAATAGAATGGAATGAAAATAAGGATGTGGCTATTTTTAACTCTTTAGATATACTGCCTCCAGAATCGAAAATTGATTACAAGGTAAAGGTGAGTTTTGAAGAGAAAATTGGTGGCGTATGGAAAAAAATGAAAGGTCAGACTCAGGAAGAGAAGGGCAGTTTTACTACCGGAGTGGCTCCTGATTATATTCCGGCACGTAATATTGCCTACTCTTACCCGGTATCGAACCAATTCAATTTCTTTAAAGACGAATACAAGTTGGGTTACATTAAACTCAGAAAGGGACAACCCTATTTATTTAAGCCGGACGATAAATGGGATCAGAAAATGAGAATGACCCGAAAAGATGGAAGTGCATTATTAGGCGATATTTCTTATACCGACCGAACTGTAAATTTTGAAATACCAAAGGGATTAACTACCAACTCTGTTTACAAACAGGAACTGGTAAACATTCCAAAATTTAGCGCCGGTAAAATGGATGCTAATGTTGTAATTAAGAAAAGCGGGAACGAGGATGCGACTGTAAATAATAAAAAAGCCAAAGAAGGCTCTAGTATTACTACTGTAGAAGAAAAGCAGGTGTACGAGAACTTCTTTAGAAGCAGTAACTACAATACTTTTAAAGAGAAATACAAAAAACTGCAATTCGGACAGAGTTGGGAATGGCCTGTATATACAGGTGTTTACCAGGCAAACGTAATGTTTAATTCTCCTGAAGTGTTTGGTAAGAATGAATTGAAGGGGGGAGACGATTACAAACCATTAATACAGTTCGAAGCTCGACAAAACAACCCTTGGTTTAAAAATGGTTTGAATCCATTGATGTATGGCGAATATCCTTTGGCCGGAAAATACACCTTAGATTGGCGCAAACCAGATGTTTTGGGAACGCCTCCGGTTTTTGCCGTGGGAATCTCACAGGACATTACCAACCCTTTAATTACAGAAACCAATTATACAGGAGAAGATCCGCAGGTACAAACACAATATTTTAACCTGAATTACAATATCGCAGCTGTAGCTTACGGCGATTTCAAAGATTTTAGAGACAAGGTAGCTAAAGTATCATTAACGCCTCAGAAAGAGAATTTGAGTAACCTGTTGAACAGTCATTTTCCTTTTCAAACCGGTGGAAAATACGAAGTAATCATTCGTTATGTATTGCCTGGGATCAATAAGGAGACTTATTCGAACAAATTGGTGGTGCCTTATTTAATGGACTAAAGGAGATATGAATTATGAATTATGGCCGTTGTGGTTAGATATACCCCAAACCTCTAAAGAGGTTTACAGGCAGCGTTTTTTTTGGGGTACAAAAAAGAGAGTAATGAAATTTTAAGCAATAAAATATGAAAAGAAAACTAAACTACTTACTGTTCGGACTACTGTTAGGTCTTATTGGAACAGTTCAATCGTGTGATAAAAGTGATGATCCAACGATTCCAACTGTTGTTACAAAAGATGTAATAGATATTACAGAAACATCAGCCACATTGGTGTTTGATTTTGAATCAGGAGGAGGAGAAATGATTGATTGCGGAGTTTGTTATGGGAAAAATCCTGATCCAACTGTAAAAGACAGTGTTGTAATTTACGATTATTTTAGACCTGATGGGTATGAAAATCTGTATGAAAATGATCATGTAATGATTATGAATAAGCTTGAAGATGGAGTAAAATACTATGTTCGTGCTTATGCAAAAAATGAGGTTGGATTAGCATATGGAAATCAAGTTGAGTTTACAACTATCGCGTCCAAACTGCCAAAATTAGCTGCAGAATTATTAGAGTATGATTCAAGAACAGCAACTTGTAAGGTAAATGTAACATACGATGGTGGCTGCAATATAACAGAGCATGGTGTTGTAATAGGTAAAGACAGG is a genomic window containing:
- a CDS encoding PorP/SprF family type IX secretion system membrane protein; this translates as MRGKIILLVFIVVSFHLKAQKIPLVNYTESPLQYNPSAIAGLPYAKVSFYNRIQKIKSGSAFTTSLVTGVLPVLNDKKRGHLGAVGVSFMSDDLSSDDLLKEESFAVSLAYKLKVSDQLNLGLGISWNVLQRFFDNNGFTTGSQYVLGEGFSPSLAINENFQDVSDGYSSWNSGIRLEKMYRNNSLNYFVGASLANLNRPVYTSGNDQKEKLSYQYGLQFGYNLLLGNELSLLVDGDLRFQDENEWLNLGLDMRYYWKNSKGGFFKEGSIALIPRYVVDKVYALALEFSQSFYSIRVGRTITSSKINSNYMTSNEVMLSLNKNFSREKKSGFSDKIRNASGLVRKKKEEFVWDDEYWDYSTVDQHKIIDKSLKKFIDSLIERMQKHKNSIVHIHVFTDMMVNDAKNLEVSVHRAEIISDYFEQHGIAGNRVDYFGEGNSNPVVANAYGQERLKNRRIKFIIYR